A stretch of Fusarium poae strain DAOMC 252244 chromosome 2, whole genome shotgun sequence DNA encodes these proteins:
- a CDS encoding hypothetical protein (BUSCO:6627at5125) has product MADWKSGIMPLHQVHKAPFTIEAPGYEKIPGETIPRRHPKAKDGLVNYPAPDARTVFQIVERSARLYPNHHAVGARKLVEMHNEKKKIKKNVDGEIQEVEKEWSYFELTGYEYLTYKQYLERVLQIGSGLRKIGLTSEDKLHVFGTTSIGWISTSHAAASQSISIVTAYDTLGPSGVEHSLVETNCSAMYVDSQLLKTASEPIKKSSVKVVIVNDSTIFSKEGELEKFKADHPDLKVVTLEELRKLGEENPVEPNPAKPEDLYCIMYTSGSTGLPKGACITHEGLVAGITSLYTCVEECVSDKECILAYLPLAHIFEMALENLVMYIGGTLGYGNPRTLSDASMKNCAGDMREFKPTVMVGVPQIWETVRKGITSKLEAASPLLKNLFWGAYNWKAFASKNKLPLAGLFDSLVFGKVRELTGGRMRFTMNGASGISDGTKNFISLVVAPMLAGYGLTETCANGSLGCPLEFSPDAIGPTPCACDVKLVALPDLGYSTEAKVPQGEIWIRGLPVMTKYWNNPEETEKALTPDGWFKTGDIGEFNEQGHLRVFDRVKNLVKMQGGEYIALEKLESVYRGVQSVGNVMVHADPEHSRPIAVIMPNEKVVQEKAKELGVEEHNLHTLHTDPKMVSFVLKDLQGAAKRAGLSSMETVTGVLITDEEWTSDNGLLTATQKLNRRKITEHFKKDIAATLERS; this is encoded by the exons ATGGCGGACTGGAAGTCGGGCATCATGCCTCTGCACCAAGTGCACAAGGCTCCTTTCACCATCGAAGCTCCTGGCTACGAGAAGATTCCTGGCGAAACCATTCCTCGACGTCAtcccaaggccaaggacgGTCTCGTCAACTATCCTGCCCCCGATGCCAGGACTGTCTTCCAGATTGTCGAGCGTAGTGCTCGACTCTACCCAAACCACCACGCTGTTGGTGCTCGCAAGTTGGTCGAGATGCATaacgaaaagaaaaagatcaagaagaacgTCGATGGCGAGATTCAGGAAGTCGAGAAGGAGTGGTCATACTTTGAGTTGACTGGCTACGAATACCTAACCTACAAGCAGTATCTCGAGCGCGTTCTACAGATTGGTTCCGGTCTAAGGAAAATCGGCTTGACCAGCGAGGACAAGCTTCACGTTTTCGGCACTACCAG CATCGGCTGGATTTCCACCTCTCACGCTGCTGCCTCTCAGTCCATCTCGATCGTCACCGCATATGATACACTCGGTCCCAGTGGCGTCGAGCACTCTCTTGTGGAAACCAACTGCTCCGCCATGTACGTCGATTCgcagcttctcaagaccGCTTCAGAACCCATCAAGAAGTCGTCAGTCAAGGTTGTTATCGTTAACGACTCAACCATCTTTTCCAAGGAAGGCGAGCTCGAAAAGTTCAAGGCAGACCACCCTGACCTGAAGGTGGTCACCTTGGAGGAACTCCGAAAGCTGGGTGAAGAGAACCCCGTCGAGCCCAACCCGGCCAAGCCAGAAGACCTTTACTGTATCATGTACACTTCTGGTTCAACGGGTCTGCCCAAGGGTGCCTGCATCACCCATGAGGGTCTCGTCGCTGGCA TTACCAGCTTGTACACGTGTGTTGAAGAATGCGTAAGCGACAAGGAGTGCATTCTTGCCTACCTCCCCCTCGCCCATATCTTCGAAATGGCCCTCGAAAATCTGGTCATGTACATCGGTGGAACGCTCGGATACGGTAACCCTCGAACACTGTCCGATGCCTCGATGAAGAACTGTGCTGGTGATATGCGCGAGTTCAAGCCCACCGTCATGGTTGGTGTTCCTCAGATCTGGGAAACTGTCAGGAAGGGTATCACCTCCAAGTTGGAGGCTGCTAGCCCACTTCTCAAGAACCTGTTCTGGGGCGCCTATAACTGGAAGGCGTTTGCTTCTAAGAATAAGCTACCATTGGCCGGCTTGTTCGATAGCCTTGTGTTTGGCAAGGTCCGCGAATTGACGGGTGGTCGCATGCGCTTCACTATGAATGGCGCCAGTGGTATTTCTGACGGCACAAAGAATTTCATCTCGCTTGTCGTTGCCCCCATGTTGGCCGGTTATGGTCTCACTGAGACATGTGCCAACGGCTCACTGGGCTGCCCGCTTGAGTTCTCTCCCGATGCCATTGGTCCTACCCCTTGTGCATGCGATGTCAAACTCGTTGCGCTCCCTGACCTGGGCTACTCCACTGAGGCCAAGGTCCCTCAAGGTGAGATCTGGATCAGGGGTTTGCCTGTTATGACCAAGTACTGGAACAACCCTGAGGAGACGGAGAAGGCTCTCACTCCTGATGGTTGGTTCAAGACCGGTGATATTGGAGAGTTCAATgagcaaggtcatctccgaGTCTTTGACCGTGTCAAGAATCTTGTCAAGATGCAAGGTGGCGAGTACATCGCTCTTGAGAAACTCGAGTCCGTGTATCGTGGTGTACAATCGGTAGGCAACGTCATGGTTCACGCTGATCCCGAGCACTCACGACCCATTGCTGTTATCATGCCCAACGAAAAGGTTGTGCAAGAGAAGGCTAAGGAGCTGGGCGTTGAAGAGCACAACCTCCACACCCTCCACACTGACCCCAAGATGGTGAGCTTTGTTCTCAAGGATCTTCAGGGTGCTGCAAAGCGTGCTGGTTTGAGCAGTATGGAGACTGTTACTGGTGTCTTGATTACAGACGAGGAATGGACCTCTGACAAC GGACTTCTCACTGCCACTCAGAAGCTCAACCGACGAAAGATTACCGAGCACTTCAAGAAGGACATTGCTGCCACGCTTGAGCGCTCGTAA
- a CDS encoding hypothetical protein (MEROPS:MER0001884~BUSCO:4376at5125): MASLGHSRASSVATTGSHSLGNSGAFSHGSIPGAHRGGDSPSKASFPHIDDVIAPPRNLDPNTSARKLLETAETAFRQAEMSRDFRRLAIALNEYIRASIISIQTLPKHPDYHDLRASHTDFRRAHANLLAKISQQDPIYAKIKQDIIADNKRSGVQPRTVRSSLSQGGSRPQTPSGLATDGTMSPSKPRFNGAVTNGSPARSKPAIQPKPQSLHGNAIKPGVPKETRPVNQDLAARFANLRGPQASPGQDPRIKTHQITLPKPMGPREMPPPRPPKVGIDTSVPTLPKMPDAIYSPARGSISGEVTRPPSSTPRSLYRTASTASGPGTPNASSQSQPDYFAPTQSYSNNSIPPAPPSNLTSSIKIPDGHTISPEELYQAMKAKGSILIIDVRMRDDFNDGHIMSSSTICIEPSILLRDNPSADDISESLILSPNQEQSLFEQRNIYDLVVFYDQESQDIPQQPRNQEDMAIISLHHALVHFNYMKELQNTPKLLKGGLDAWIDLMGQASLGSTTSAVSRSGQLDRNRNRQSGIERVRSKYIVKPLKPDEVKVWQETLKHDDDMQTASSPNFTRTTEDFLRRFPPVSVEQESMVSPEEKPQNRAVYGLSHKVDLYTDLPSPPTRPAPALPRRSYSGLTEGRDENELYGNNNTVVPARPSRVPTMKSLEHQSTGDSNRFYTGLNNPHNWCYANSTLQSLLASPDFGKMLANSEWAAKYKAPRKQDEKIDHPQLMIRIISNLFHWMNSGKFQVMKAQTLMDYSRHLCEQSRSIEQFGGSQQQDAQEFMSFILTHLHDETNIRRDRQGNILQPDTSRQTLLKAAMQFWNNHLEYNQSIVDRFWRGLELSTVECLECSTRTYMYTTFDLITVTVGMGRGMTLEQAFDEYASSSPIDDFACARCCRPTQAQQSLSFARFPTLLCVAFRRFNYQPATRDTRKSTAPITWDFNDTDFTRYFLPRGARESSSGTDPMDPAFTGPFRYEAYAVIIHTGSQINNGHYLAYVRDYTSHDPYAWYCCNDTRVTKVRIGSGDRDDVQEEVFKSGRDKVPYLVFFRRKGMR, from the exons AAATGTCTCGAGATTTTCGCAGATTGGCCATCGCTCTGAACGAATATATACGAGCCTCTATCATCTCAATACAAACCCTCCCTAAGCACCCAGACTATCATGATCTTCGGGCCAGCCATACGGACTTTAGACGGGCCCATGCGAACCTGCTCGCCAAGATTAGCCAGCAGGATCCCATCTATGCTAAAATCAAGCAAGATATTATCGCAGACAACAAACGATCAGGTGTACAGCCACGAACAGTCCGGTCGAGTTTGTCGCAGGGGGGGAGTCGGCCCCAGACCCCGTCAGGGTTGGCAACAGATGGGACCATGTCGCCGTCAAAACCTCGCTTTAACGGGGCTGTTACCAATGGTTCTCCCGCTCGATCAAAACCAGCAATTCAGCCAAAGCCTCAATCCCTGCATGGGAACGCTATTAAACCAGGAGTACCAAAGGAAACCAGACCAGTAAACCAAGATCTTGCTGCCAGATTCGCCAACCTCAGAGGTCCGCAAGCGTCACCTGGGCAAGACCCCCGTATCAAGACACACCAAATAACACTTCCAAAACCAATGGGCCCTCGAGAAatgcctcctcctcggccgcCCAAGGTTGGCATCGACACAAGTGTGCCGACTCTACCAAAGATGCCCGACGCAATATACAGCCCTGCTCGTGGAAGCATCTCAGGAGAAGTAACGAGACCGCCCTCAAGTACACCACGTAGCTTGTATCGTACAGCGTCGACAGCTTCAGGCCCTGGGACACCTAACGCCTCATCACAGTCACAACCTGACTATTTCGCCCCGACGCAAAGTTATTCCAACAATTCCATCCCTCCCGCCCCTCCGAGCAATCTGACCAGCTCTATTAAGATTCCCGATGGGCATACCATCTCCCCGGAAGAGTTGTACCAGGCCATGAAAGCCAAAGGCAGTATTCTGATAATAGATGTTCGAATGCGTGATGATTTCAACGATGGCCACATCATGTCGTCGTCAACAATATGCATTGAGCCCAGCATCTTACTCAGAGACAACCCTTCCGCAGACGATATCTCTGAAAGTTTGATCTTGTCACCCAACCAGGAGCAGTCTCTTTTTGAGCAGCGTAATATCTACGATCTAGTAGTTTTCTACGACCAAGAATCTCAAGATATTCCTCAACAACCACGAAATCAGGAAGATATGGCGATCATCTCTCTTCACCACGCCCTGGTCCATTTCAACTATATGAAAGAACTCCAAAACACGCCAAAGTTGCTTAAAGGAGGTCTGGATGCATGGATTGACCTGATGGGACAGGCGTCACTAGGGTCAACCACTTCAGCTGTGAGTAGATCAGGGCAACTTGACCGAAATCGAAACCGGCAATCAGGTATCGAGCGGGTGAGGTCCAAATATATCGTCAAACCTCTCAAACCGGACGAAGTCAAGGTCTGGCAAGAAACGCTCAagcatgatgatgatatgcaAACTGCATCGTCGCCAAATTTTACTCGCACTACCGAAGACTTTCTGAGAAGGTTCCCACCAGTGTCCGTAGAACAGGAGTCGATGGTTTCTCCGGAGGAAAAGCCGCAAAACCGAGCAGTTTACGGGCTATCCCACAAGGTAGATCTATATACGGACCTGCCTTCGCCGCCTACAAGACCAGCGCCCGCTCTTCCGCGTCGTAGCTACAGTGGCCTCACTGAGGGGCGTGATGAAAATGAGCTTTACGGAAACAACAACACGGTCGTACCAGCACGACCATCACGAGTACCGACCATGAAATCCTTGGAGCACCAGTCGACGGGTGATTCAAACAGATTCTATACAGGGCTTAACAACCCCCATAACTGGTGCTATGCAAATAGCACACTTCAGAGTCTTCTTGCTTCACCCGATTTCGGCAAGATGCTGGCAAATTCGGAATGGGCCGCCAAATACAAGGCACCGAGGAAACAAGACGAAAAGATTGATCACCCCCAACTCATGATTCGCATCATCTCGAACCTGTTCCACTGGATGAACTCAGGCAAGTTCCAGGTTATGAAGGCTCAAACACTCATG GACTACTCGCGGCATCTATGCGAACAAAGTCGGAGCATTGAGCAGTTTGGTGGATCCCAGCAACAAGACGCTCAGGAGTTTATGAGTTTCATCCTGACACACCTTCACGATGAGACCAACATACGTCGAGACAGACAGGGCAATATTCTGCAGCCGGACACTTCTCGCCAAACACTACTGAAAGCCGCTATGCAGTTCTGGAACAATCACCTCGAATACAACCAATCTATCGTTGACCGCTTCTGGCGTGGCCTTGAATTATCAACTGTCGAGTGCCTCGAATGCAGCACACGTACCTATATGTATACCACCTTCGACCTCATCACCGTTACGGTGGGTATGGGCCGTGGTATGACTCTTGAGCAGGCTTTTGACGAGTACGCCTCAAGCAGTCCCATTGACGACTTTGCTTGCGCCCGTTGCTGCCGCCCTACTCAGGCTCAGCAGAGTCTCTCATTTGCTCGCTTTCCTACCCTACTCTGCGTCGCGTTTCGCCGCTTCAACTATCAACCGGCTACAAGGGATACGCGCAAATCTACTGCGCCTATCACATGGGACTTCAACGACACTGACTTCACCCGCTACTTCCTCCCTCGTGGTGCTCGCGAGTCTTCATCCGGCACCGATCCCATGGACCCAGCCTTTACAGGACCCTTCCGCTACGAGGCTTACGCAGTCATTATTCATACCGGCAGTCAAATTAATAACGGGCATTACTTAGCATATGTGCGCGACTATACATCTCACGACCCGTATGCTTGGTACTGCTGTAACGATACCCGTGTGACAAAGGTTCGCATCGGAAGTGGAGATCGCGATGATGTTCAGGAAGAAGTTTTCAAGTCTGGTCGAGATAAAGTCCCATATTTGGTCTTCTTCCGCCGCAAGGGCATGCGTTGA